AAGTAGAATCGGCAAACACCTGATTCGAACGGCCAATCTGCCGTTTTGCCGTTTCGCTTTTCAACTTGTCCACTTGTCTACTTGTTTACCTGTTCGCCTATCAACTCATTTACCCATCCTCCAATGACAAAAGAGCTAAACTTCGAGGGCTGGACCTGTCCCATGCCCTTACGCGATCATTCCAATATCATCATGAGCCACGGCGGCGGAGGCCAGTTGTCCGCCGAATTGATTCAACATCTCTTCCTGCCGGCCTTCAGCAATGAACAGCTGGAGGCTTTGGGCGACTCCGCGGTATTCGACCTGGGGAATCGGCGCCTGGCGGTGTCCACCGACTCCTTTGTGGTGCAACCCCTCTTCTTCCCGGGCGGGAATATCGGCCACCTGGCGGTCCACGGCACGGTCAACGATGTCTCGATGAGCGGAGCCACTCCTCTGTACCTCACGGCCGGATTCATCATCGAGGAGGGCCTGGCGCTGGAGTCCCTGGGCTTGATCGTCGGGAGCATGGCGGCGGCAGCAGCCGAAGCCGGTGTTAGACTGATCGCCGGCGATACCAAGGTTGTCGACAGGGGGCACGGCGATGGGGTTTACATAAACACGAGCGGCATCGGCGTCGTTCCTGACGGGGTAACGATTGGGCCGGATCGGGCCGAACCTGGGGATATGGTGCTCGTCAGTGGCACCATAGGCGACCACGGCATGGCCATCATGAGCGTGCGCGAGGGTCTTCAGTTCGAGACGAGCATCGAGAGCGATACGGCTGCCCTCAACGGGCTGGTGGCCGCCATGCTGGAAGAAACCAGGGACCTGCATGTGTTGCGCGATCCCACGCGCGGCGGCGTGGCGTCGGCCCTCAACGAGATCGCCCAGGCCTCCGGGGTTGGCATCATGCTGGAGGAGCGAAAGATCCCAGTGGGTGCTGCCGTGGCCTCGGCTTGCGAATTGTTGGGCATGGACCCCCTCTATGTTGCCAACGAGGGCAAGTTGATAGCGATCGTTCCCCAGGAGCATGCCGATGTCCTGCTGGACACCATGCAACGGCATCGCCACGGCGCAGAGGCTACCATCATCGGCCAGGTGGTTGAGGATCACCCGGGCATGGTGGTTGCCCGCACCGGCATTGGCGGCACGCGTATCGTAGACATGCAAGTGGGGGAACAATTGCCGCGTATTTGTTAATGACTTGAACAGGCTTTGTCACTGCGGCAGAGGGAGGGGAGGGGGGGACACGGGGAGGGGGGACGCGGGGACACGGAGACACGGGGACGCGGGGATGGGGCGACACGGGGACGCGGGGACACGGGGTGGTTTGGACCACGAAGGCACGGAGGTGCGCGAAGGTCATGAAGCGCGAAGGGCACGGAGGGCGCGAAGGACGCGGGGAGGGGGCGACACGGGGACGCGGAGACGCGGCGACACGGGGACACGGAGACACGGCGATCCAGGAGCGAGCGAGATATCCGTGGCAGGTTCATGCGTTATTGGGGAAACCGGGCGGTGAAGGGAGTCTGAGATTGCCACGCCGGCTCGCAATGACAATCGGAAGACTGTGTCATTGTGAGTGATCCATCCCGTGGCGGAAGCGATTGTATCTATCGGCTAATGCATCGACGCGATCGTCTCGCGAATCACCGGCCAGATTGCCGGGTCTTCGCCGCCCAGTCGCCAGATGGCGATGCCGGCCAGGTCTGGATGCTGCGCCAGAATAAAGGCCAGCCGTGTTTCAACTCCCTTTGCGTCGCCCACGTGCACCGTGTGACGGTCATCGGGCCCGTAGGTGAACCAGGCTTCGCCCGAGTCGTCGCGCTGGATGTTTGCGTCGTAGGTTCCGGCTGTCCTCATAGCCCGTTGCCAGTCGATGCTCTTGCCGTGGGACCCGGTCCAATTGTAGCCATATAGCGGAATGCCCGCGTAGGTCTTCTGCGGCGGCACCTGCGTCGAGGCGTAGGTCAGGACAGCATCGACCCAGGTCAGCGGCGCAATCGAACCTGCTTCACTTGCCCCGTGGTGGTAATCGTAGGTCATGATCTTGAACTCGTCCACCGCGGCTCCGAGGCGCTGCCAATCCTGGGCCAACGGGCCGCCCCAGGAACCCTGTTCGTCGGTTTTTGGATGAACGGCGATGGAGAGCAGCTTTTCCCGGGCGTGTACGGCAGCGGCCAGTTCCTCGACGAACAGGCTGAACGCGTCACGGTCTTCGGCATAGAGACTTTCGTAATCGATATCGATGCCGTCGAAGTCGTTCTCCATTACAAGGGCGACGATCTCGGCGATGTGGGCCGCTCTTCTTGCTTCGTCGTGGATGATGGCGGCAACCGAGTCCCGGTTGAAACCGCGGTTGACGATGGATGGTACGATTCGCAAGCCTGCTTCCCGGGCGGTTTTTAGCCCTTGCGAACTCTGAATACTGCCGACAATCTCGCCATCACCCGTCAGCTCATACCAGAAGAAGTTGACCTCGCCGATGACATCGCTGTTTTCCGAGAGGGTTCGCTGCTCCAATACGCTGACATAGGGCGCCCAGATGGTGACCTCAGGACCGTTGCGGGCGAGGCGCTCAGATGGACGCGTTTCGGTGGGTGCTGGCATGAGTGTCTCCGTGGGCGCGACGCAGGTGGTCAACGCAATAAGCAAGACGCCGAGGACTCCGTTGACAATCGACCATCGACCATTGACCATTGACTATTGCCCTGGCGGGTTTTGGTAATCATCCCGCATGCGTTTCAGGCGACCGACACTCTCCTCATAACCACCGGGGCGATTGCGTGCATGCCAGATGTGATCGTAGCCGGCAATCAACGCGTCGGCTTGGCCGGCCAGGTCCTGCCGAATCTCGGGCCCGTCGGGAACAATACCGATCAGCCAGCGGAGCCGCTGACAGCTGTGGCGCAACATGTTGATCGCCCAGCGGAACTCCTGGTCGATCAGAGCAGCGTCGGGCCGCTGGCAGTTGCTCTGTGACAACCGCTGCTCGAGGTCATCCAGCTTTGCTTCTGTCACCCGGATGCGTTCTTGCGTTGCATCCAGGTCGTCGATGGCGCCAATCCGCTCGCGCAGGATCTGGGGCCGGTATAGCATCGCGCTGAACAGCGCTGAGCTATTGGGGGCGGGGAAACCGATATCCTGATAGAGATTTCCCAGTTCGAAGACGATGCTGCCCATCTGGCCCGACTCGTCGCAAAAGGCATAGTGATTCAGCGCCTGAGCGATGTCGAGAGCGATGTTGGTCTCGCCGTGCCACGAGAGGGCTGCGCCGTAGAGGAAGCCCAGGTAGCTCACCGGCAACGGTTGCCAATGCCCATCGTCGCCCCAATCGGTATTCAGGTAGCCGACAGCGCCATGCTTCAAACCATTTCTGGCCGCGTTGCGCAGATTTTCCATGGCGTTATCAGTGCGACCCACGATCGTGCGCCAGCTGGATGTACCTGGCACCACATAAAAGGGGATGCCGGCAGCATGATAGCGCGCGCCATGCTCTTCGAACTTATGCCCGGCCTCGTAACCCCACTCCAGCGCAATGGCATCGGTGGGCAGTTCGGAAACCAGCTCAGGGTGTTCCATAACGATATCGCCCCAGAACTGCATGGTGTAACCGCGAGCCTTCACCTCCCGATAGATCTTCAGCAGAAAGTCCAGGTAAACCTGTCCAGCGCCACGCTCCGCCACCAAATTCTTGCTCAAACCCTGCCCGATATCAAAGGTTTCGTCACAGCCCACATTGGCCTGCTGACTGGTGAAATGAGGCAGGAGTTCGTCCAGCATATCGCGTACCAGATCGATGCTCCCAGGCACGCTGGGCGAGATCGAATAGGGCCCCTCGTGCCATCCCCACGGCGTGTCGAATCCGTCGAGCACCTCCGCCAGCTGTTTGTAGGCGTCATGTTCCAACCAGCGATGCATGTGGCCAAATGTGTTTTGGTTGGGGACCAGTTCAATATAACGATCCCGGCAGTAGGCATCCAGCGCCAGTATCTGCTCGCCGGTCATGGGTGACGCGTCCGCCCACACCGTTGGATGATTGCGGTAGGCGAAGGTATGCTCCGTGTAGAGCTGGAACTGGTTGATCTTCAAGGAAGCCAGCAGGTCCACCAGATCGAACAGCGTTTCCATGGTGGGCACCTTATCCCGGCTGATATCCAACATCACACCCCGGTTAGGGAAATCGGGCCAGTCGGTGCAGCGCAACGCCGGCAGCGAGTCTGCGCGTTGCTGGAGCAGTTGGCGCAGAGTCTGTACGGCATAATAAACACCGGCTGGCCGGCTGGCGATCACATCGATCCGGCCGGGCGTGATCGTCAGCGAGTAGCCCTGCTCGTGCGGGACGCTTC
This genomic stretch from Chloroflexota bacterium harbors:
- a CDS encoding glycosyl hydrolase family 18 protein; the protein is MPAPTETRPSERLARNGPEVTIWAPYVSVLEQRTLSENSDVIGEVNFFWYELTGDGEIVGSIQSSQGLKTAREAGLRIVPSIVNRGFNRDSVAAIIHDEARRAAHIAEIVALVMENDFDGIDIDYESLYAEDRDAFSLFVEELAAAVHAREKLLSIAVHPKTDEQGSWGGPLAQDWQRLGAAVDEFKIMTYDYHHGASEAGSIAPLTWVDAVLTYASTQVPPQKTYAGIPLYGYNWTGSHGKSIDWQRAMRTAGTYDANIQRDDSGEAWFTYGPDDRHTVHVGDAKGVETRLAFILAQHPDLAGIAIWRLGGEDPAIWPVIRETIASMH
- a CDS encoding glycoside hydrolase family 20 zincin-like fold domain-containing protein, whose product is MDTSNLPLIPVPRQFDLTGDTFQLAPDRLIIIDSIDPQALWFSAQQLQDALRAFAEVRWQIVSGTVVPADQVGVNLSIVPGSVPHEQGYSLTITPGRIDVIASRPAGVYYAVQTLRQLLQQRADSLPALRCTDWPDFPNRGVMLDISRDKVPTMETLFDLVDLLASLKINQFQLYTEHTFAYRNHPTVWADASPMTGEQILALDAYCRDRYIELVPNQNTFGHMHRWLEHDAYKQLAEVLDGFDTPWGWHEGPYSISPSVPGSIDLVRDMLDELLPHFTSQQANVGCDETFDIGQGLSKNLVAERGAGQVYLDFLLKIYREVKARGYTMQFWGDIVMEHPELVSELPTDAIALEWGYEAGHKFEEHGARYHAAGIPFYVVPGTSSWRTIVGRTDNAMENLRNAARNGLKHGAVGYLNTDWGDDGHWQPLPVSYLGFLYGAALSWHGETNIALDIAQALNHYAFCDESGQMGSIVFELGNLYQDIGFPAPNSSALFSAMLYRPQILRERIGAIDDLDATQERIRVTEAKLDDLEQRLSQSNCQRPDAALIDQEFRWAINMLRHSCQRLRWLIGIVPDGPEIRQDLAGQADALIAGYDHIWHARNRPGGYEESVGRLKRMRDDYQNPPGQ
- the hypE gene encoding hydrogenase expression/formation protein HypE; this translates as MTKELNFEGWTCPMPLRDHSNIIMSHGGGGQLSAELIQHLFLPAFSNEQLEALGDSAVFDLGNRRLAVSTDSFVVQPLFFPGGNIGHLAVHGTVNDVSMSGATPLYLTAGFIIEEGLALESLGLIVGSMAAAAAEAGVRLIAGDTKVVDRGHGDGVYINTSGIGVVPDGVTIGPDRAEPGDMVLVSGTIGDHGMAIMSVREGLQFETSIESDTAALNGLVAAMLEETRDLHVLRDPTRGGVASALNEIAQASGVGIMLEERKIPVGAAVASACELLGMDPLYVANEGKLIAIVPQEHADVLLDTMQRHRHGAEATIIGQVVEDHPGMVVARTGIGGTRIVDMQVGEQLPRIC